Proteins encoded together in one Effusibacillus pohliae DSM 22757 window:
- the grdC gene encoding glycine/sarcosine/betaine reductase complex component C subunit beta encodes MITPVIKGVSSVLVHTPSLVRHGSKPVREIEKDAALLDRILVSLRDFEQAVAYPPNQVFIGNLRPNRLRGIEIPWYQAAIPAAQRFSSSGEIVPEDEFYGWLKISDEYELVLLEEEFLAEVRQTLERHPLIGIGDLERLGSGVSRRVIEEKVVSGKAVALYVAKTKLIGCVLEGHEEDDNLTAEILLENLCNKASGLVAMRHVLREFDVTPEQIDYVLGCDEEAVGDRYQRGGGNMAKSIAELAGCVNASGADIKSFCCAPTHAVVVAAALVQAGLYKEVLVIGGGCLAKLGMKFAGHLKHGMPILEDQLGAIAILVGRDDGKSPVIRLDATGKHNIASGSSAQAIYQTLVVDPLERIGKRIVDVDKYAVEMHNPEITEPNGNGNVPRTNYRTIASMAVLRGEIDRAQISDFEISYGMPGFSPTQGHIAAAVPFLLHAREMIMQKEIRNAMFVAKGSLFLGKMTKLSDGMSFLIEANRRCVK; translated from the coding sequence ACCGGTACGAGAGATTGAAAAAGATGCGGCGCTGCTTGACAGAATTTTGGTCAGCTTGCGGGATTTCGAACAGGCGGTCGCCTATCCGCCCAACCAGGTGTTTATCGGCAATCTGCGGCCGAACAGGCTGCGCGGCATAGAGATCCCCTGGTACCAAGCGGCCATTCCCGCCGCCCAACGGTTCAGTTCCAGCGGTGAAATCGTGCCGGAAGATGAGTTTTACGGCTGGTTAAAAATTTCCGACGAGTATGAGCTGGTTTTGCTGGAGGAGGAATTCCTGGCGGAAGTCAGACAGACGCTGGAACGTCATCCGTTGATCGGGATCGGCGACCTGGAGCGGCTCGGTAGCGGCGTCAGCCGGCGAGTGATTGAAGAAAAGGTTGTCTCCGGCAAAGCGGTGGCGCTTTACGTTGCCAAAACCAAGCTGATCGGTTGCGTGCTGGAAGGGCATGAGGAAGACGACAACCTGACGGCGGAGATTCTGTTGGAAAATCTGTGCAACAAAGCGTCGGGACTGGTCGCGATGCGGCATGTGCTGCGGGAGTTTGATGTCACCCCCGAACAGATCGATTACGTGCTCGGGTGTGACGAGGAAGCGGTCGGGGATCGCTACCAGCGCGGCGGCGGCAATATGGCGAAATCGATCGCGGAACTTGCCGGCTGCGTCAACGCCAGCGGCGCCGACATCAAATCATTCTGTTGCGCTCCCACACACGCGGTGGTCGTGGCGGCCGCTTTGGTGCAGGCGGGGTTGTACAAGGAAGTGTTGGTGATCGGCGGCGGTTGCCTGGCCAAACTGGGCATGAAATTTGCCGGCCATCTGAAACACGGCATGCCGATTCTGGAAGACCAATTAGGAGCGATCGCGATACTGGTGGGCAGAGACGACGGAAAAAGCCCGGTGATCCGGCTCGATGCCACAGGCAAACACAATATCGCCTCCGGCTCTTCCGCCCAGGCGATATATCAAACGCTAGTCGTCGATCCGCTGGAGCGGATTGGCAAGCGGATTGTGGACGTGGACAAATACGCGGTGGAGATGCACAACCCGGAAATCACCGAACCTAACGGAAACGGCAACGTGCCGCGGACAAACTACCGCACGATTGCCAGTATGGCTGTGTTGCGAGGGGAGATCGATCGGGCGCAAATTTCCGATTTTGAAATCTCTTATGGAATGCCCGGTTTTTCACCGACGCAGGGACATATCGCCGCCGCCGTCCCGTTTCTGCTGCACGCGCGGGAAATGATCATGCAAAAGGAAATCAGGAATGCGATGTTTGTTGCGAAAGGGAGCTTGTTTCTCGGGAAAATGACCAAGTTGTCGGACGGGATGTCGTTTCTGATCGAAGCCAACAGGAGGTGTGTAAAATGA
- a CDS encoding thioredoxin family protein yields MIEVNKDNFAGEVLVSAKPVLVDIWGPTCQPCIALLPQVEVLANKYQDQVKVVKLNSAENRRLCIDLRVIGLPAFLLFKEGKEVERLSGKDIDIEEIEKFLQAHLERV; encoded by the coding sequence ATGATCGAGGTGAACAAGGACAATTTTGCTGGGGAAGTGCTTGTATCCGCCAAGCCGGTGCTGGTCGACATTTGGGGTCCCACCTGCCAGCCGTGCATCGCGTTGCTGCCCCAGGTCGAAGTGCTTGCCAATAAATATCAGGATCAGGTAAAGGTGGTGAAACTCAACAGCGCGGAAAATCGCAGGTTGTGCATCGATCTTCGCGTCATTGGCTTGCCGGCATTTCTGTTGTTCAAGGAGGGAAAAGAAGTGGAGAGATTGAGTGGCAAAGACATCGACATCGAGGAGATTGAGAAATTTCTGCAAGCCCATCTTGAAAGAGTGTGA
- the grdA gene encoding glycine/sarcosine/betaine reductase complex selenoprotein A codes for MLKGKKVFVVGERDGVPAPAVAECVTAAGGEVVFMDTQCFVUTAAGAMDLQVQEALKQAVEQYGRENVVVLLGSPDADSADIYAETVTLGDPTYAGPLAGVSLRLAVYHILEDEVKQLVPEDVYQEQVGLAELSLDKEAICEAMQNARARMSD; via the coding sequence ATGTTAAAAGGCAAGAAAGTGTTTGTCGTAGGGGAAAGAGACGGGGTCCCGGCACCTGCTGTCGCCGAATGCGTAACAGCGGCCGGCGGCGAAGTGGTGTTCATGGACACCCAGTGCTTTGTCTGAACGGCGGCGGGAGCAATGGATCTGCAGGTGCAGGAGGCGCTGAAACAGGCGGTTGAGCAATATGGCCGCGAAAATGTCGTCGTGCTGCTGGGATCGCCGGATGCTGACAGCGCGGATATTTACGCGGAAACGGTCACCCTTGGCGACCCGACCTATGCAGGTCCGTTGGCTGGAGTCTCGTTGAGACTCGCCGTCTATCACATTCTGGAAGACGAGGTTAAACAGTTGGTGCCGGAGGATGTCTATCAGGAACAGGTAGGGTTGGCCGAATTGTCGCTCGACAAAGAGGCGATTTGCGAAGCGATGCAAAACGCACGGGCCCGCATGTCTGACTGA